A DNA window from Pedomonas mirosovicensis contains the following coding sequences:
- a CDS encoding aromatic ring-hydroxylating oxygenase subunit alpha: protein MASASHHRVFHHRPTEGQLALARSIARQETEDAPALATLEAGVYLDPARFAREAQLFRRVPVPLVPAALLPEPGMAVVHDGYGVPLLLTRDKAGEARVFLNACRHRGTRLVEAEGPEKVPRIVCPYHAWTYGLDGRLVGLPRQETFLGLDKANYGLKALPAAERGGLIWAVLSPEEARAPDLDGFIGDVAADLDALGLGEHHLYARRTHEVAANWKLIMDAFLEAYHVQRLHRNTIAPFFADAVAVTERIGPHFRNAVGRVDHVRAGDAEDFTHLRQLLTFSYSILPGAVVVASPDYINVMLLYPRAVDCTLVEDFMLIPEPPADEKAEDHWRRSFELLDGGVFAAEDFRAATLCHQGLAAGAIDRVTLGGLEQNVARFHETLEAMLQGAAPGGTAPVDGR from the coding sequence ATGGCGTCTGCGTCTCATCACCGGGTGTTCCACCACCGGCCGACGGAGGGCCAGCTGGCGCTGGCGCGCAGCATCGCGCGGCAGGAGACGGAGGATGCGCCCGCGCTCGCCACGCTGGAGGCGGGCGTTTATCTCGACCCGGCCCGCTTCGCGCGGGAGGCGCAGCTGTTCCGCCGGGTGCCGGTGCCGCTCGTGCCGGCGGCGCTGCTGCCGGAGCCGGGCATGGCAGTGGTGCACGACGGCTATGGCGTGCCGCTGCTGCTGACGCGGGACAAGGCGGGGGAGGCGCGGGTGTTCCTCAATGCCTGCCGCCACCGGGGCACCCGGCTGGTGGAGGCGGAGGGCCCGGAGAAAGTCCCGCGCATCGTCTGCCCCTACCACGCCTGGACCTACGGGCTCGACGGGCGGCTCGTCGGCCTGCCGCGCCAAGAGACCTTCCTTGGCCTCGATAAGGCAAACTACGGCCTCAAGGCCCTGCCGGCGGCGGAGCGGGGCGGATTGATCTGGGCGGTGCTGAGCCCGGAGGAGGCGCGCGCGCCCGATCTCGACGGCTTCATCGGCGACGTGGCGGCGGATCTGGACGCGCTGGGGCTGGGCGAGCACCACCTTTACGCGCGGCGCACCCATGAGGTTGCCGCCAACTGGAAGCTCATCATGGATGCGTTCCTGGAGGCCTACCACGTGCAGCGGCTGCACCGGAACACCATTGCCCCCTTCTTCGCCGATGCGGTGGCGGTGACCGAGCGCATCGGCCCGCATTTCCGCAACGCGGTGGGGCGGGTGGATCATGTGCGCGCGGGCGACGCGGAGGATTTCACCCACCTGCGCCAACTGCTCACCTTCTCCTACAGCATCCTGCCCGGCGCGGTGGTGGTGGCCAGCCCCGATTACATCAACGTCATGCTGCTCTACCCGCGCGCCGTCGATTGCACGCTGGTGGAGGACTTCATGCTCATCCCCGAGCCGCCCGCGGACGAGAAGGCGGAGGACCACTGGCGGCGCTCGTTCGAGCTGCTGGACGGCGGCGTGTTCGCGGCGGAGGACTTCCGCGCCGCCACGCTCTGCCACCAGGGGTTGGCGGCCGGGGCCATCGACCGGGTAACGCTCGGCGGGCTGGAGCAGAACGTCGCCCGCTTCCACGAGACGCTGGAGGCGATGCTGCAAGGGGCGGCACCTGGCGGCACCGCCCCGGTGGATGGCCGTTAA
- a CDS encoding discoidin domain-containing protein, whose protein sequence is MFRMFVSSVIVATAIAAASAASATVITPVGVTASSEWGIWGPTHYRGINVINGSGLEAGLHDGDFNNMWLTWEGTSATLDFDLGADYQLTGINIWNYNSDIELERGAQDFVLSVSLDGVGYSQILAGSLSMGTGGLIPAESFALDGLARYVRLDILNNHGGAWVGLSEVNFTAVPEPAALPLLGAGVGLLGLSLRRRRA, encoded by the coding sequence ATGTTTCGCATGTTTGTTTCCAGCGTGATTGTCGCAACCGCGATTGCCGCCGCGTCCGCCGCCTCGGCGACAGTGATTACCCCCGTCGGCGTCACCGCCTCCAGCGAGTGGGGCATCTGGGGTCCCACCCACTACCGGGGGATCAATGTCATTAACGGCAGTGGCCTTGAGGCCGGCCTGCATGATGGCGACTTCAACAACATGTGGCTGACGTGGGAGGGAACCTCCGCCACGCTGGATTTCGATCTGGGCGCGGACTACCAGCTGACCGGAATCAACATTTGGAATTACAACTCGGACATCGAGCTTGAGCGCGGCGCGCAGGACTTTGTGCTCTCCGTCTCGCTTGACGGCGTCGGGTACAGCCAGATCCTCGCCGGCAGCCTGTCGATGGGCACCGGCGGCCTCATCCCCGCCGAAAGCTTCGCGCTCGACGGCCTCGCCCGTTACGTGCGGCTCGACATTCTGAACAACCACGGCGGAGCCTGGGTCGGCCTCAGCGAGGTGAACTTCACCGCCGTGCCCGAGCCCGCCGCCCTGCCGCTGCTGGGTGCGGGCGTGGGGCTGCTTGGCCTGTCCCTGCGCCGTCGCCGCGCCTGA
- a CDS encoding AmpG family muropeptide MFS transporter, with the protein MTSRAASFSPVAAARALGLYLRPRPLAAFLLGISSGFPLTLLLATMTYWLSKVGVDKKTIGFAVGLTTPYTLKFLWSPLIDRLRLPVLDGLLGQRRSWLFLVGFMLMGALWQLGHSDPAHDLARFATWAIIVSFLSATQDIVIDAYRIEILPPEQLAHGTALNQFGYRTGNLLAGAGTVWLATQHGWAAAYSVTGLLVLCGLAAALWAGDTAHSRTVAEAPRSGEPALDRLGRWFSDTVIGPFAEFFRRNGVSGALLILGFVLIYKLGDAMANVMLSPLIVELGFTDEQYIAANKLVGFWALIAGTALAAPFLSLVGMGRALIITGVLMMVTNLGFAALAMTGNDPVVLGLVIGLENFSSGLGLTVFVTYLSGLSNVAYTATQFALLSSLAAVGRTWLSAPSGILAESLGWVGFYVFTTLIAVPGLFLLWLIWRRSNTGQQPV; encoded by the coding sequence ATGACATCCCGTGCCGCGTCCTTCTCGCCCGTTGCCGCCGCCCGCGCGCTTGGGCTTTACCTGCGCCCCCGCCCGCTGGCCGCGTTTCTGCTCGGCATATCGAGCGGCTTTCCCCTCACGTTGCTGCTCGCCACCATGACCTATTGGCTGAGCAAGGTGGGGGTAGACAAGAAGACCATCGGCTTCGCCGTGGGGCTGACGACGCCCTATACCCTCAAGTTCCTGTGGTCCCCGCTCATCGACCGGCTGCGCCTGCCGGTGCTGGATGGCCTCTTGGGCCAGCGGCGCAGCTGGCTGTTCCTTGTGGGCTTCATGCTGATGGGGGCGCTCTGGCAGCTGGGCCACAGCGACCCGGCGCATGATCTCGCCCGCTTCGCCACCTGGGCGATCATCGTCTCCTTCCTCAGCGCCACGCAGGATATCGTGATCGATGCCTACCGCATCGAGATCCTGCCGCCCGAGCAGCTGGCGCATGGCACGGCGCTCAACCAGTTCGGCTACCGCACCGGCAATCTCCTCGCTGGCGCCGGCACCGTGTGGCTGGCGACCCAGCACGGCTGGGCGGCGGCCTACAGCGTCACCGGCCTTCTCGTGCTCTGCGGCCTGGCGGCGGCCCTGTGGGCGGGAGATACCGCGCACAGCCGCACGGTGGCGGAGGCGCCGCGCTCGGGCGAACCGGCGCTCGATCGCCTCGGCCGCTGGTTCAGCGATACGGTGATTGGCCCCTTCGCCGAGTTCTTCCGCCGCAACGGCGTCTCCGGCGCGCTGCTCATCCTCGGCTTCGTGCTCATCTACAAGCTGGGCGATGCCATGGCGAACGTCATGCTGAGCCCGCTCATCGTGGAGCTGGGCTTCACCGACGAGCAGTACATCGCCGCCAACAAGCTGGTGGGCTTCTGGGCGCTCATCGCCGGCACGGCGCTGGCCGCGCCCTTTCTCAGCCTTGTCGGCATGGGGCGCGCCCTCATCATCACCGGCGTCTTGATGATGGTGACTAACCTCGGCTTCGCGGCGCTCGCCATGACGGGCAACGATCCGGTCGTGCTGGGCCTCGTCATCGGGCTGGAGAATTTCTCCAGTGGCCTGGGGCTCACCGTGTTCGTCACCTACCTCTCCGGGTTGTCGAACGTCGCCTACACCGCCACCCAGTTCGCTTTGCTCTCCTCGCTGGCGGCGGTGGGGCGCACCTGGCTGTCCGCCCCCTCCGGCATTCTCGCGGAAAGCCTGGGGTGGGTCGGGTTCTATGTCTTCACCACTCTTATCGCCGTGCCGGGCCTTTTCCTGCTGTGGCTGATCTGGCGGCGGAGCAACACCGGCCAGCAACCCGTCTGA